GAATCAGCCTGATCATCTTCTACACATGAGCTGCGACTTCAGTTCCCTCCTGCATTCTCCCACGGAACAATTCCTTCGATATCTCATATCGTGCGGTCCTGCTATTCTCCCCATATAGCTCCCTGAGATTCTTCAAGATCTCACGAGAACTCTTCATGTTCTCATGCTGCTTCTGCAACTCATTGCTCTTGGAAGCAAGCATATAGCAGCGGACCTTCGTGTCATTAACAGACCACTGATCATATGCGTCCTGCTGATCACTCATAGCATCCCCGCCAGGGAGTTCAATCTCCTGAGTCTCCAGGATGTATCCCAGAGCCTCCATGTTCAGGACAATGTTAAGGTTACGGAGCCAGTCCGAAAAGTTAAGCCCAGTGAGCCTATTATCACTCAGTATGCAATAGAGAATATTCATAGATTTCATATTTATCATGACTGCAGAAAATAAcaagattaaattaatgaatttatgtatatatcacCATAATGACCATGGACTTTCAATCAAAATGGTCTCCCACTATCCTTTCGAAACCTATACttctaaaataggaaacaagAATCCTAATCGGGAAAGATTTCTAGCGGGTGATTGAATTATCATAAAATGCTAATTCCCTCAGGTACCTGCCGTTATTGGAAACAAGCACTCTACAAGCGAACAACTCTTTGTTCAGTACATCTTCTATGTATGGCTCAATCAATTCGGCACCTAGTACTCTGGACCTCAGGTGCCTGCCGTTATCGGTCCATCATACATATTTAAGTTGGACCCACCAAGCCCTAGATGTCAGCTACCTCAGGTGCCTGCCGTTATTGGCAACCGACAATCTAAAACATCACATGCTTCATCATTCATGCAAAAAGATCTCTTAGTGTGTCTCATGCCCCCGTGTGTCCACGACCGACAACGAAACGAGCTAAAACTCTCTTGGAGAACGCTTTGGTGGAGAGCCATGACAGAGGTTCGCAACCTCGtgccattcccgacttaatattttaatttggaagattttctattttggtGACGTAATTACTATTTGGTTTCACTTTGCACATTATCCGTATTCACGCATCATAtgcatgaatatatatttggaaTCGATAAAAGCATGATCATGCTCGAAATTTATGAAAGGAAACTAATagcataaaaggaaaataaatcgTGCCAATTTTGTAACTCTTtacaaaatatccaaatatcaaatattaggaaatttccaattttgaaaaaatataagatatCGTATATCTAGTGTATCTTCCAAAATCTCTtttgatatcaaatatcaaatctCTAATCTCATTAGAATaggatatcaaatatccaatttcataaaatcaaattttacgaaaaacaatttttggtaattaattatttcgaaaatattatttccgaaaatatcgaaatttacTCGTTACGCGACGAGCGCTGGTTCTGGACAGCCATGTCCAGTCTCGCGCTTCACAGTCGCGTCCAATCGCGAACAGTCGCGTCCCTTCGCAACAATCGCTTCCCGTCGCGAACAGTCCCGTCCAGTCGCGAACAATCGCGCCAGGACATCAGCGATTACTGCAACCTTTTCAGCCTCTATGGCCGTCCAACAGCCACCTGCTGTGGCTGTTCCTGGCCACGTAAAGGGCTTCTCGCGACTGACCTATTAGCCGAGAGAGATCACCGGTTCGGTGATCTAAACTCGGTTACAAGAAACGATTTCTCGTACCTGATCCGATACCGATTTATCAAACACTTTAATAAATCATAATCAACCACCAAATTAGGCACAAAACATGTATCTAATCGATTAGAAGGgtagctctgataccactatTAGAAAGCCGAGCACTTGCGTAGCGGAAAAGTTAATAacggtaaaaatcaaaatttcatcgcgtgctcgtttaatcgaaaacttcaagatcataTCTTGACATAATAATCGCCTTCTAAACGAATAGACAACATCACATATCGAATCTACAAGAAAAGTTTAGACTTTTATACTAACCTTGTTCATTCAAGTCGATCAAACTAATCGTCCAAGTGTCCGGTCTCTAGTTCGTCCATAAGAGcacgtctccaccgagattagacttctctcgacccgtacactccgatctaggtcaccGATCTCGAACGGAATCATCACGGAATGAAAGAATCTCTTCAAGGACGTCAAAGACAATACCCAAGCGCTGAATCGGAATCGAAAGAACTCCGATCAGCCTTGGGATTTGTGCAGTTGAGTTGCTTGTTGATTGCCTCAGTCGAaaccttctctctttctctctaatatCGGTTGACATTCGATTGCGTTATGGGTTATCTgtaagaacatatctatatatatctttatccTAGGGATTAAAAtgcaaatattaattaatctacattaattaataaatcacaaatgagtcctaacacttaagtcatccaatgacttgtCCTTGttgtaagaaagaaagatcaaacaagtccttgacacgagtttccatcaatagacaatctatttataaaaactctccaaataaggaaactattgtatttccttaattagatttatccttgatattgaactcggattcaggatgtgctagcacccttgcaaccacattgcaagcctcgttcgataattaattcctaattaatttcgttaattagaattaattcttttctcggtttaaacacgctcaatgtgtgtgactatctaggttcatcatcaaatgacaatgggattatagtatcaactcatttgacactaccagaaactctttatgtaaccaaaagcataattcccaaaatgcccttggttcccaaagtttacgagtgacacctagcagcatatcgtgacgatccaaatgatgacgaatgtataattgaaacattttgatgaacctctgatcgtatatgccatgcattgaatcccttcactacaagatcccgaTCTAGCCAGAGCTACGGTAAATATCAAACTCTATAGCCGATTATATGGACTctttaatttcattcttagatctgtAGTACTTGAATAaaaactcttttctattcgagtctatctaccccggccgaggatttctcgatccagaacaaaactcatatccataggaccttttccctgtttactcaggttagtgaatcccgtcttgatcggacacctaactccaagtataactaactaggactactatctgccgaatactcatgctaagcacaaatatattagcagtagcaaatcctaatcacctatacttgagatagcattccatctcaggtctaaggaTTATATACACTAATACGATCCAGATAACATTaattgacattagtaaattaccgtatgaatattatctgcacgtcacgttcgactacttatcatataagtatccacATATCTGTCACGATAACATTTATCAgatagcatgagactcactactccatcttcattagtatctgtatACTAATCGTGGAAACATACAGAGGTGACGATCTatctggagaaataatgtccagttaagtctcttacgatcgtgaacagtttaaagatattcttaccgaattacttaatcactcatattcttaactcttaagaatgaagtattcaaaatatcatgaggactttattataataaacatagacaatatacgaataatagaataaactttattgccataaaaagaattatccaaatacataaatcaagctctagggcatatcactaacagGTACAGGAGTCCTGAGGCCACACCCTTTATGACTCGAAACCTTTGGGTCCAATTGAGGGTGACTTTTGGCTGGTTGAAGAGGTACTTGTCAAGGCTCCTATTCGGCATGCAATCGTACACCAAAAGGAGCTCACCCTTCCTCCGGCAGTATCCATGAAGTGCAACTAGGTTCCGGTGCCGGAGTCGACCAATGCTGACTATCTCCGTGACAAATTCCCGCATCCCTTGCCTGGAATCATGAGAGATCCTCTTCACAGCGACCTCGATATTTGAAGTGGGCAGCACCCCTCGGTAGACCCTCCCAAAACCACCTGCACCCAACAACCCCTGGTCCCCGAATCCCCTCGTGGCGATGTACAGATCCTTGTACTTGAACCGGTAGGGCCCATACTTGAGTTCCCAGTCTTCAAGAACCTCTGCAaacttcctctttctcctaATGTAAGAGACCAGTCCCCATATTAACACGGAAATGGAAAATAAGCATATTACGAGAACTGCAATTGTCAGCAGCTTAGAAGTCGGCTTCTTTCCTATTCGGGGAAGGTTAGGCAGCACAGACAAAGCAAGCCCGTCTAACTGCCCATTCATCTGGAAGCTCCAGCCGAGAATGTAATGGGTACTTGTGTATGAACCCGTCGATGTTGAGAACCCAACAAACATGGTCTCCTTGACGATTGGTGAGAGATCTAATGATAGGGACAGGAGAAGAATGCTCGGTCTAGCAGCGTTAAAGGGCGCTAAAGTTACATTGATTCTCTTCTCAGTCCCGTCCTATTCCACCCAGACTTGCATAGGTCGGCCACTGATAAAAGTCAGGCTTTCAAATTTTCCAGCACCACCATCAGGGTAGTACCCTGCCGGAGCAGCGTGGGCAGAGACCAGGCTGTTGATGTCGATGCcgacataattattattgatgtCCTGGAACTCAGTGCTCTCTATCGTGTCAAGCTTGACGGCAAACACATGGTTGGTAGTGCTCCCATTATTGATCGCATTAAAGAGTCCAAGGTCCTGGCTTGGAAGGCTCCCGGGAAGGCCCATCTGGGGGGCAGCCAAGAAGGCGATCCCCTGGCCACGGTTTGGGTACTCGGAGATGAGAGCAAACACAAACGTGGtagagaaggagaagaccgAGCCTTCCATCCAGTTCTTGAAGGTTATTGGGTGGGGATAAAATGCATGGCTAGTACTTTGGTCTGATTCATTTGTCAGTCTGAGCAGGCCATTGGGAGTGATCTCTGCAATCCCATCGAGTTCTAGGTCAACTGGCCGGAAACCGTTGAACGTGAATCCGAACCCTTGGCCTGATCCAAGTCCAGCTCGGAGAAGAACCAGCGCAAGGAGGAGCTGGGAAAGCATGGCGTAAGCCATGGAAGAGAGTAGAATGGGTGtccttattaattttttttttgataaaaggATGATAACttctattaaaatttaaaaagcaTCGAGAAGGTGCAAATATACATGTACAAAAGGTTAAAATAACCAAATGTACAATAACAAAACCAAAGTCAGAGGGTAGCCGAATGAACATTTACATCAACGAGTAGGCTACCGTTCAATCAGAATGGGTCTCTTTATTGAGTTCCCTCTTCGAGGATCAGTTTCAGAATCTCACCTGAACTATATGGTGGAGCTGCTAGATATGCTTCTGGTTAGGCATGAAGAAGAAAGTATATATGTTTTTAGTATCTATTTATATAGTGGatcatgaaaatttaatttcagtgAAACAATCTCCCTTataacgaaaaaaaaagtcaaagaaacaaaaaattttaaaagatcaTATCACATTCAGTGAGGTTCCGGGTTCGAATcctgtgaataaaaaaaatttacagtgGTAAAGCTTTACCATTCAGTGGGTCGATCCGACTACAACTTGATTAATCAAAACTCATTTGGCTTTCGGATACCAGtgtgcacaaaaaaaaaaaggcttgtTATGTGTTGAAGCAAGAATGTGACTACTGGTAattgaattgagaaatgtTTCCACATTTATCTAGCCAAAGGTTTAACGTATGGAGAATGCTCCAATATTTGTGAAAAATCAATTGGTTTATTGCCAACTTGGTCAATATGGCCCATTCTCTGGCTTCCTTTATTTCTTTCAAAAAGTTGACACGTTTCTGTTACttgtaagaaaattttatttaggaAATTATTGACGGAGTTGATAAggacacatatatatagtcagAACATGTGCATTTTActaattttgatgcaaggagAACAATAATAGTAAgcattagttttatttttttcgttgGACACCATTTAATATCTAAAAGTCTAATAGATCCCAACTAATTCAGAATAAAGCTAGGTCGGCTCACTAACtatgtgtttggattgagggGAAAAGGAGGGGAAAGGAATAgaaggaaagggaaaagaatATTTCACCTTGTTTGGATATAAGAATTTAATGGAGGGTAAGGGAAATGAAGGTTAAACTTTCACCTCCTTTCACCTTCTTTCACCTCATTTTCTTTCAACCCCGATTTAGCGTTGAATGGAGGTGAaatgttattaaaaaaattcggaTTTATTGAAAAGACTAAATTATCCATCTTCTTTTTGCTAATAAACCCATATAGAGGGACAATATtgtcatttaatttaaatttctctcctttcccctccattttctttattaacaTACTAGTCGTGGAGTCCGTGCGTTGCACGGGATAATATACCAAtctgagaaaaaattaaaattaagaattaaaaagaaatattctttTGAGAGTTAaaactgaaacaaaaataataaaataaacaaataacaTTATTTACGTTTAGTGACAGACGAACTTACTTTCTGAGAGCTCGCGTAGAGAGGTAGACTTTCGAGAGATGAAAGGTACATCACTAATCTTGAGAAAGAAtatgaggaaaaaataaaaaaaatgaaaaattacaataaaaatgggagaaaaaatcaaagtataaatttaatcaactcACTCGGATCTAGGGATAGACATACGTCTCGAGAGCCCGCGTCAGGTTGTAGATGTATTGTTTGAAAGTTGAATAGGCTATGAGTATGatgattcatatatataactatCATATAGAAtctagataaaatataatctgattcgtttttcttttatgattaACAAATCTGATttgtttttttgaaaataaaatataattcacatatatctatataatattatctaatctattttttacaaatagatatctataaaaacatacaatttatttatacGTTTTCTTCCTATATATACTGAAGGTTGTCCACGTAACCTTATATTaagtatatttatattatgtataaataaatatatatactaatatatacttatttttatgttaatattgatgtgatgaaatattaatttttattttaaaaaattcaagattattaaataatatctatacatacacataataaaatcttctcatttattttaaatacattatgttatataaattataaaaaactaaagaaatcgagaaatcaaattttatgataagatatcttaaaaaaataaaaaaattccgaaaatataaataaataaataaataaaaacctagaaaatccttttagaaaatatatatgctaatatatacttattttgatgttaatattgatgtgatgaaattttaattttaattttaaaaaattcaagattattaaataatgtcTACACATATAATACAATCTTCTCatatatttcaaatacattatgttatataaattataaagaataaagaaatcaagaaattgtattttatgatgatatatctttaaaaattattttttattaaaaataattccaaaaacaaataaatgaataaagagATAGAAAATTACTATCagaaaatatatactaatagGTAGTTTTGTTGGATAAATGGCACTTGATGTAAATCCATTTTGTTTAATGAAAGTCTCTAccatttatccaaaaagaaaatataaactaatatatttttattaaattccaCTCAGAAACCGAGCGTTCTGAGGCAATcgattaatatatttatattatgtatggatatataattattttgatgttaatatttatgtgatgagatattaacttttattttttaaaaaaatcaagattattaaataatatctatacatattataaaatcctctcatttaaaaaataaaaattagaaattaaggaaatcaagaaatcaaattttatgatgagatgtctttataataaataatttcgaaaataaaaaataaaaatcaatataattccattcaaaaaattcatattgcctTCATTAGATATCACTATAAtatccaaaagattttatgatattttcggtcttttttaaattgaatattataaccgaaaataatttcgaaagattttgttgctaatttcattttaaaatataatttaaaattttaaaaaactcaaaaaacaaagaaattcaAAACGGAGTGTTCTAAGGCCATTTAGCCGGGCCAACCTCGTATCCGGCtttcatatgtatatagatatctGAACAAGGTTAAAATTTCCCCTCcattcccttcccttccccttACTAAGTATATCCAAAcaagtttaaaattttatgtcccctcccttcccttcccttcccttccttttccttttctttccctttcccctccattcccCCTAATGAAATTTATTCAAACAAAGTATAAGTGGTAAAATTGTCTCtgcgtgaatttttttcattcacaaaactcgaacTCGTGATTTTATTTAAGAGGGAATAAGCGCTAAACAACTTGAACCAACCTAGGTTGATAAGCATTGGTTTTATTTAGAGCTTGTTCGATAACCAAAATGAAGCgctgaaattaatttttcaacacTTACTTAGATTCAGCTTGTTTGGTAATGCAACTTAAAATGacttaattgattaagttAAGTAAAAAGTACTCTGAATGATGACTAAatcaattaagtaaaaaaattctaCTTATTTGTAACTTAATTCACACAACTGAAGGggcttttttcatttattgcaCCGGTGCCCTCAAACTTTTTCGAGTTTGCAGATTAGTCCATCATTTCCTTCCCacacgagagagagagagagggggagagagagagagagaggcccCATCGTCTATCACCGCCCCTCCGGTGAGGTCGCCTAGGTCCTGCAACCTAGCGCGGAGGGGTGGTGGCTGGCGACGAGGCTACCATTGCTAGGAATTTTCCCGAATCTCCTCCCTTCgaagagagaggggggaaGGAGATCGCAGCTGCGATGGCTCGTCGCTGGCCATTACAGCCCATGCAACGTCGTCAACACCATCAGTGGTCTCCCCCAACGCCGCCTCGGTTGCGACGGCCGGCGACGAGCCACCGCAACCCATATCTcgtttcctctctctctctctctctttctctctctctgacgAGAGACAGGGAACGAGATCTGGCCCGCGGTGGCTTGTCGCGGGCCGCTGCAGCCCAAGCGAAGTCGTTGGCGATCGTTAATGGCGTCGGCGACGTCGCTTGTGAAGCTGGTGGCCGGTGTGGTGGCCGCCACCATCCCCCTCACCATTTCCGATCCGAAATGATCGgttccttttttaaaaaattttaaattttaaatttttttttaaaattatatatttaggGTCAAATGTTGAAATGCAAAAGCTTTGGGGCATTAATGAtagataatataaaatatgctAAAAGTAATTCACCATTTTGCAATCAAATGACTTATTCTATTAAGCACTAATTCCATTAAgtatttaaaatttcagcacttaattttTAGTCCAAATAAACATACATTTAGCATGTGTTTATTTCAACTTAAtcaaataagtgcttaaaagttaGTGAGAAGAGAAAAAATGAATGGGAAAAAGAAGCAAATATGATTTATGAGAGTCTAAACTACTAATCATTAAGTCAAAAATCACTTATTGAGTAAGTAAAAAAAACttgacttaatgaaataagttttttttcacttattaatactctctttttcttggctGATAGTTGTGAGTCTTGTGACTCACAATTAATTCATCTTCCAGGACTATATGTGGACTTTGGAGTATGGGCCGACTCCTGATAATGGGCTCAAACTAGTGACCTTCAAGAACCCGTCATCTATTGGTTGCATAGCGTAGAGCGTATCATTCACATTCATGCATTTGATTCGAGTAAAAATTTACTgtacaattttcaattttgtgatTTTGGAAAGTTGAAATCCTCCCATTTTATAACAATCCCGGAGATGGAAAGTTGGAGGGCATGAAAACCTGACAGACGTCATGGATAAATATCACGAAGAAAGAGAATatggtgattttttttttcggtaggaaAATGAGGTAGAAGCCCAAACAACTAAACAGTACAAAGACGAGGTGTAGCAACCCCTACAAGATCCCCTAACAATACGGAATCAAAACCATTAGGaataaaacaaagaaaatgcaaatcaAGAGGCCGAAGGATAGAACGTCGAGTAAGCAAATCGCACGATTGTTTCCCTCTCgaaatatattatgaatttGGACATCCCAATCCTTTGAGAGTAACCCCTTAATATCATGAACCAGCGAACGATGACTAGGAGCACAGGATGCAACCCCGAGGAAATTGTTTCTATCTGTATGCTTACTGTCGTCCCTGGATTCGAGGGATAAATGGATGCTTCCAAGGtataatacatttttttttttgcaaaataAAAGGCTGAGAGAGGGAGACTAACGTAGCAACCCCCTCTGCGGAGACTAGATAAGCTGCTTAGCCGCCATGGAATGTTCCATTCACTTGATTGGGTAAAGGGCTCGGTGAGACATCATGCTACCTAAGTCATCCCGACCCCATCAAAGCGCACAGTCGATCAGAAGAGCTTCCATAAGATATAGGACAAAGGTCTATTAACGCAAACGCTTTCGTGTTTAAGTTGAGATTCGACCCCTTGACCTTCCCTTTGGAAGACAAAGCCCGTTCCACTGGGCTACCACCTTGGTGGTTCCAAGGCATAATGCATAGATTCCAAAGGAAAACTATCCTATGATACATGACACATAGTAAAACCCTGTGAATTTCAGAGTGGCACACAGGAAGTATTTAGTACAGACAATTCCAACGCGAAACCGCAGTGGGAGATATATTAATCATCTTCCACCTGACAGAAGTGAGTCTGCCACAGTGGACGAGGTCGAGAATCCATTGTCCATTGAGGAAGGGTGCGGCATAGCAAAATCATCAAATCCCTCTCCAAGTTTGATCCTTAATCCACTCGAATAGGTGTCAAGGGAAGAGGATAAGTGCTGTATTGGCGCGTCTCCTTCCAAGTATTGCACTACTTGCCGCATAGTTGGCCTCGCCCCAGGCTCTGGGTGCGAGCACACCAGGCCCAGCTTCAGCACCAGCTCAACTTCCTCGGCCACGAACTCTTCACTCAGGTTTGGGTCCCTTGCCTCAAGAATCTCCCCTCCTCTGCTCCAGCAGTAGAAGACCCAGTCAACCAATATCAGATCCTCAGTTCCTCGTGCCTCGATCGGCCTCCTTCCAGTTGCCACCTCAAGCAGGAAAGCCCCGAATGCAAAGACATCTGTAGCCTTCGTGGCCCTGCCTGTCCTGGTATGCTCCGGAGCAAGGTACCCGAAAGTCCCTGCCACGTGGGTGGTCTGTGGATAGGTGCCGTGGTCATACAGCCTTGCAAGCCCGAAATCTCCTAATCTCCCATTCAATTCGGCATCGAGAAGGACGTTACTCGACTTAATATCTCGGTGAATCACAACCCGGTCCCACCCTTCATGGAGGTACAAGAGCCCTGAGGCCACACCCCTTATGACCCTAAACCTTTGGGTCCAATTGAGAGTGACTTTGGGTTGGTTGAAGAGGTACTTGTCGAGACTCCCATTCGGCATATAATCGTACACCAAAAGGAGCTCGCCCTTCCTCCGGCAGTACCCAAGGAGTGTGACTAGGTTGCGGTGCCGGAGCCGGCCGATGCTAACGATCTCTGCCACAAATTCCCGGATCCCTTGCTTGGAATTATGAGAGATCCTCTTCACAGCGATCTCAAACTTTGAAGTGGGTAGTATCCCTCTGTAGACACTCCCAAAACCACCAGTCCCCAACAGCTCCTGGTCCCGGAATCCCCTCGTGGCGATATAGAGATCCTTGTACTTGAACCGATGCGGCCCATAACATAACTCCCAGTCTTCGAGAACCTCTgcatacttcctctttcttctAACGTAATAGAACAATCCCAAGATTAACACTGAGACAGAAAATAAGCATATTGAAGGCACTCCGATTGTTAGCAGCTTAGAAATTGGCTTCTTTCCTAGTCGGGGAAGGTTAGGAAGCTTTGACAGCTCAAGCCCCTGTACCTGTCCATTCATCTGGAAACTCCAGCCGAGAATGTAACTCTGGGAGGTTGAGTATGAACCTGTCGAGGATGAGAACCCAACAAACATGGTCTCCTTGACGATTGTCGAGAGATCAAGCGACAGGGAGAGGAGTGGAGTGCTTGGTCTCACAGCCTTGAAGGGTGCTAAAGTTACCTCGATTCTCTTCTTGATCCCATCATAGTCCACCCAGACTTGCATAGGTCGGCCGCTGACCAGGGTCAGGTTCTCAAATTTTCCAGCACCACCATCAGGATAGTACCCTGCCGAAGCAGATACGGCTGAGACCAGCCCGTTGATGTCAATCCCGAGATGATTATTATCGATGTCCTTAAAATCAGCAGTCTGCACCGCGTCAAGCTCAATGGCAAATACGTGATTAGTGGGGTCCCCGTTATTTGTCTTATTAAAGAGTCCAAGGTACATGTTTGGAAATGCGCCGGGAAGGCCCCTTTGGGGGGCGGCCACGAAGGCAATCCCCGGTCCACCCACAGCTGGGTCCTTGGAGATGATTGCAAACACGAACGTggtggagaaggagaagacagAGCCCTCACTTGAGTTCTTGAAGGGCACTGGGTCGGGATAAAACGCATGGGCCATCATCTCCCTTGTTTCGTTTGTCAGCCTGAGGAGGCCATTGTTGGTGAATTCTGCAAACCCATCCAGctccaacttaaccgatcggAAACCGTTGAAAGTGAACCCGATCCCTTGATCTGACCCTGCTCCTGCTCCTGCTTGGGGAAAGACCAACATGAGAAGGAACTCAGAAATTGTGGCCAGTGCAACAAAATCCATGTCTCTTTAGGTTGCAGATAAGACGGTTTTATTTCGAAACAAGTCTCTTTAGCCTACATaaataaatctatatttagAATCTTTATATGTAACAGCAAATATTTATGACTTTTTAACGACTTAGATGTATCAATAAGACGGAAGACTCTATTATTTGTTAGAGATGACAGATGACGGATGACTCGGTACCATAAACTGCAACATCCGATCTTTATTTGATGTCATAGCTGGGTCGTCCCAGGACTGGCACAAGTAAATTATGACTAAGTCACTCATTGTACTAGGatgtaacagaaaaaatttATGACTAAGTCAAGAGATGGTTGTCCAACTTGAATGGCCGTTGTTTTCTCTGACACCGTTCCAATTAGTTACCCTGGAATCTAAtatgctgaaaaaaaaagagcagtGAATTTAACAAGTCAAACACAGGCTCCGAAATATTTCCCCTCCAAACATTAATTGACTCTTCGTGTCAAAATGAACTGAGTAGTCATGAAAATGTTTCTGCGGACCACAAACCACTCCGATCCCTTTCTCAAGACAAATGAGACCTGGGGTAACAGTGAGAACACTTGGACTCGTCTGGTTCAGAGGACAATGTTCAATAGTGATGGAGCATTAATCAGTGGGGACAACGACGTTGACGAGTTTTGTTTACGTTGCCAATGTCTAAGGGAGAGGATATCAAC
The sequence above is drawn from the Punica granatum isolate Tunisia-2019 chromosome 5, ASM765513v2, whole genome shotgun sequence genome and encodes:
- the LOC116209527 gene encoding L-type lectin-domain containing receptor kinase IV.1-like — its product is MDFVALATISEFLLMLVFPQAGAGAGSDQGIGFTFNGFRSVKLELDGFAEFTNNGLLRLTNETREMMAHAFYPDPVPFKNSSEGSVFSFSTTFVFAIISKDPAVGGPGIAFVAAPQRGLPGAFPNMYLGLFNKTNNGDPTNHVFAIELDAVQTADFKDIDNNHLGIDINGLVSAVSASAGYYPDGGAGKFENLTLVSGRPMQVWVDYDGIKKRIEVTLAPFKAVRPSTPLLSLSLDLSTIVKETMFVGFSSSTVLILGLFYYVRRKRKYAEVLEDWELCYGPHRFKYKDLYIATRGFRDQELLGTGGFGSVYRGILPTSKFEIAVKRISHNSKQGIREFVAEIVSIGRLRHRNLVTLLGYCRRKGELLLVYDYMPNGSLDKYLFNQPKVTLNWTQRFRVIRGVASGLLYLHEGWDRVVIHRDIKSSNVLLDAELNGRLGDFGLARLYDHGTYPQTTHVAGTFGYLAPEHTRTGRATKATDVFAFGAFLLEVATGRRPIEARGTEDLILVDWVFYCWSRGGEILEARDPNLSEEFVAEEVELVLKLGLVCSHPEPGARPTMRQVVQYLEGDAPIQHLSSSLDTYSSGLRIKLGEGFDDFAMPHPSSMDNGFSTSSTVADSLLSGGR